The following coding sequences lie in one Spinacia oleracea cultivar Varoflay chromosome 1, BTI_SOV_V1, whole genome shotgun sequence genomic window:
- the LOC110779121 gene encoding calcium-binding protein CBP, with protein MSGYPHNPPGYGYGQPYGAPPPQSSQPYGAPPPQSAQPYGAPPPQSAQPYGAPPPQSAQPYGSGSHSHQPPHSAQPYGAAPSYGSTPSAPPAYGSKPDKPPKDNHSSSYGSPSPPISGYPTPSYGPGPGHGSGAYPPSSGSSPFASLLPSTFPPGTDPNVVGCFQVADQDGSGLIDDKELQRALSSYNQSFSLRTVHLLMYLFTSSNSRRIGPKEFTTLFYSLQSWREIFERYDRDRSGKIDASELRDALYGLGFSVSPVILDLLVSKFDKTGGKSKAIEYDNFIECCLTVKGLTEKFKDKDKSYTGSATFNYEDFMLTVLPFLVA; from the exons ATGTCTGGTTACCCCCACAACCCTCCCGGCTACGGCTATGGCCAGCCCTACGGCGCCCCACCACCTCAATCATCTCAGCCTTACGGCGCTCCACCACCACAATCAGCTCAACCCTACGGCGCTCCACCACCACAATCAGCTCAACCTTATGGCGCTCCCCCACCTCAATCAGCTCAACCCTACGGCTCCGGCTCCCATTCCCATCAACCACCACATTCAGCTCAACCCTACGGTGCCGCTCCTTCCTACGGTTCCACCCCCTCGGCTCCCCCAGCTTACGGGTCCAAACCTGATAAGCCCCCAAAAGACAACCACTCATCATCATACGGGTCCCCTTCTCCACCCATCTCGGGATACCCCACACCTTCTTATGGCCCCGGTCCGGGACATGGGTCAGGGGCTTACCCTCCTTCTTCGGGTTCCAGCCCATTCGCGTCACTGCTGCCGTCGACCTTCCCGCCGGGTACTGACCCAAACGTGGTAGGTTGCTTTCAGGTTGCGGATCAAGATGGGAGCGGGTTGATTGATGATAAAGAGCTTCAGAGGGCTTTGTCTTCTTACAATCAGAGTTTCAGCCTTCGTACAGTTCATCTTCTTATGTATCTATTCACTAGCTCCAATTCTCGCAGAATTG GTCCTAAGGAGTTCACTACTTTGTTCTACAGTCTTCAATCCTGGAGG GAAATTTTTGAGAGATATGATAGGGACAGGAGTGGCAAGATAGATGCTTCGGAGCTGCGTGACGCATTGTATGGTCTGGGATTTTCTGTTTCTCCTGTAATATTGGATTTACTTGTCTCTAAATTTGATAAGACAGGGGGAAAGAGCAAGGCCATTGAATATGATAACTTCATTGA ATGCTGTCTCACTGTAAAG GGTCTTACTGAGAAGTTTAAGGACAAGGACAAGAGTTACACCGGCTCAGCAACATTTAACTATGAGGACTTCATGCTTACCGTTCTACCCTTTCTAGTTGCATAA